A stretch of DNA from Nitrospira sp. KM1:
CTCGGCGTAGTCCAATTTTCCGTCGTAGAGTGCTTTTCCAATAATGGCGCCTTCAATACGCGGACCCAGTGAACGGATGGCACGGAGATCTTCGATTCGCGTGACCCCACCGGAGGCGATAACCGGGAACGAGGAATGTTCCACGATATCTCGCAAGGCGATCAGGTTTGGCCCATTCAACATTCCATCCCGTGCGATGTCGGTATAAATCACCGCCCCGATATCATGACCCGACAGCTCTTGGAGCAGATCAATGGCTTTGGTCTCCGACACCGATGTCCATCCCTTGACCGCCACTCTGCCGTCCCGAGCATCCAGGCCAAGCAGAATACGCCGCGGAAATTCTTTGCAGGCTTGAGCCAGAAATGCACGGTCGGTCAGCGCGGAGGTGCCGAGTACCACACGAGAGACCCCGGCGTTCAGATAGCGTTCGACCGTCGGCATATTTCGAATTCCTCCGCCGACTTGGACTTGAATGTCAACGGAACGGATCACAGACTCGATCTCAGGAAGATTGCGCGGTTCACCGTCGACGGCGCCGTTCAAATCCACAAGATGGATGACCGAAGCTCCCTGCTCCTTCCACTTTCGAGCGACCGCCGGAATGTCATCGGAATAGACCGTCTCCGCGGCCATGTCGCCTTGTCTGAGCCGTACGCAACGGCCGTCTTTCAAATCGACTGCAGGAATGATGCGCACCGTCAATCCTCCGTGATTCCGAACGGGAATGACTTCAAAATTTCATCAACGCCGTAGCGGGCCAACTCCTCCGCCGTGACGAATACGCCCCCGTGTTGGACAAATCCCATGAAGTCCTGGGTCATGGGCATCTGTTTCTCGTAGTAGTTGCCGACCCAGAGCACTTGTCCGTCCGCGGCCACCGTCTTGACCTCAAACCCCACAGTCGCAGGTGGGTTCGCCCCGAGTCGACCGCCGACGCGTTCCTGATAGATCAAGACCTGACCGATGAACGCGGCATCCGCCTTGAGCTGTTTGGCCGCCTCCGCAGCGGCAAATTCACGGCCGGCCGGATTCTCGTCATTGGCCGCTTTACGCCCCGCCTGTTCCGCATTCGAAGGGGAAAGCACGACCACTCCCTTGCGGTTTTTGAGGCGGTTCCAGAACAAGTGCGTGACTTTTTCAGCCGCATGGTCCGGAACCGTCACTGTGTGTCGCATAGACGGCTCTCGCGACGAAGGGACCCCGAGGGAAATATCCGAGCGTCGCGCCCCCTGCGGAGTGGACAGATAGAGATCTCCGGGATCTGGAATCTGCGGTGTCGCGATGGCCGTAAACGGCAGCAGCGCGACCGTCTTGATTTGATACCGGTTCAATTCGCTCGATGAGTGAGTCGTGATTTTCGAACCGCTGCAACCGGCTGCCATTCCGGCGGCCAACACCGTCGTCAACAGCACGTCGCGCCTGAGCAACGCCGGCGACATCACGACGTCATTTCCAATCTCCGAAGTTTCTGATCAATCGGAGACCGATCGACTGGCTTTTCTCGGGATGGAATTGGCAGGCAACCACGTTCTCCCGCCAGATGCTGGAGGCGAAATCCGTCCCGTACGTTGTGGTGCTGGCCACGATCGATCGATCGGTAGGAGCGACGAAATACGAGTGAACAAAATACCATGCCGAGTGATCGGCGATTCCGGCGAATACCGGGCAGGGTCGTCGTACATCGACTTGGTTCCAACCCATGTGAGGAATCTTGAGGCCGGGATCCGCAGCGAAACGTTTGACGGAGCCGGGAAGAATCCCGAGGCCCTTGTGTCGCCCGAACTCCTCACTCTCCTCAAATAGGAGTTGCAACCCCAAACAGATTCCCAAAAATGGCTTTCCCGATCGAATGGCGGCGTGAATGGGCTCTATTAATTGGTGACGATCCAGGTTCTCCATGCAATCTCCGAACGCCCCCACCCCCGGTAATACGATGTGGCTGGCACTCGCAATGACCCCACGGTTTCGGGTGACAACGGCCGCATGGCCCGCCGTCTCGAACGCCTTGGAGACGCTGCGGAGATTTCCCATGCCATAATCGATGATCGCTATCATGGTCGAGTCGACGGCCTCATCAATAAAGCCCCAACCTCGTGAGAGAAACGGTCATCCCTAATCCAGACCGGTGTCCCGTAACATACCTTAACCGTCCCGACGCCCGCCACTCCTGTGGGTTAACTGTGGGCTGACTTGCCCAGGGGGAATATGTTAGGTTGCCGCTTAATGTAATTGATGAGGTTCATGACATGAAGCGCGCTGCCATTCTCGTCGGAGGTCTATCGGCCCTGACGCTCCTGGCGCTAGTGTGCGTGCCGCGGCATCTCCCCGTTCCCGCGCCGACCATCGCCAATCCAATCCCTGCCAGCTTTCACGCACGTTTGGAGCAGGGGACGCTGACGCTAAGAGGATCGATGCCCGATGCGTCGACGCGTGAACGTATTTTGAAAGAAGCCCGCGCTCGTTACGACGCCGGCAAAATCAAAATCGACGATCAGTTGGTTGTCGATCCACAAGTGGCGTCTGCTCCTTGGCTCGAGGCGCTGCCGGGGATTCTCCCGGTGTTGGGCATGATGAACACCGCCAGAGGATCAATCATCATCGACGGGCGGTCACTCGTCCTGAGCGGCCGCGTGGCGACGGAGCAGTCCAAGATCGCCTTACTCAGTTCCATCACACCCATGACTGCTGCCGGGCTCGAACTGGAAGACCACATTCTGTCATCCGGAGGACACACGACACCCTCGTTGCGGCGAGGCTCGTTGCAGCCAAAACTTGATGCCGTACTCGCGAAAGCACGAATCGAATTCGAGTCCAATAAGGCGGTCTTGAGCGCCAAAGGCATCGCCGCCCTGGATCAAATAGTCCCCTTGATCAGGGATTATCCTCAGGCCTCGATTGAAATCGGCGGGCACACCGATCCCTTTGGTGCACCGGCGTACAACGTGGACCTCAGCCACCGTCGCGCCGAAGCCGTCCGCCAATATTTTGTCAAGCATGGGCTCGGCAACAAATTCACGGCAGTGGGTTACGGCGCGTCCAAGCCGCGCTCGAAAGAGCAGACCCAGGCCGCGTTACAACGCAATCGGCGAATCGAATTGCATGTAACCGGAAACGGTGACCTAT
This window harbors:
- the hisA gene encoding 1-(5-phosphoribosyl)-5-[(5-phosphoribosylamino)methylideneamino]imidazole-4-carboxamide isomerase, translating into MRIIPAVDLKDGRCVRLRQGDMAAETVYSDDIPAVARKWKEQGASVIHLVDLNGAVDGEPRNLPEIESVIRSVDIQVQVGGGIRNMPTVERYLNAGVSRVVLGTSALTDRAFLAQACKEFPRRILLGLDARDGRVAVKGWTSVSETKAIDLLQELSGHDIGAVIYTDIARDGMLNGPNLIALRDIVEHSSFPVIASGGVTRIEDLRAIRSLGPRIEGAIIGKALYDGKLDYAEAARLFQELC
- the hisH gene encoding imidazole glycerol phosphate synthase subunit HisH — encoded protein: MIAIIDYGMGNLRSVSKAFETAGHAAVVTRNRGVIASASHIVLPGVGAFGDCMENLDRHQLIEPIHAAIRSGKPFLGICLGLQLLFEESEEFGRHKGLGILPGSVKRFAADPGLKIPHMGWNQVDVRRPCPVFAGIADHSAWYFVHSYFVAPTDRSIVASTTTYGTDFASSIWRENVVACQFHPEKSQSIGLRLIRNFGDWK
- a CDS encoding OmpA family protein, translated to MKRAAILVGGLSALTLLALVCVPRHLPVPAPTIANPIPASFHARLEQGTLTLRGSMPDASTRERILKEARARYDAGKIKIDDQLVVDPQVASAPWLEALPGILPVLGMMNTARGSIIIDGRSLVLSGRVATEQSKIALLSSITPMTAAGLELEDHILSSGGHTTPSLRRGSLQPKLDAVLAKARIEFESNKAVLSAKGIAALDQIVPLIRDYPQASIEIGGHTDPFGAPAYNVDLSHRRAEAVRQYFVKHGLGNKFTAVGYGASKPRSKEQTQAALQRNRRIELHVTGNGDL